The genomic window GGGTGAATTAAAGTTTGTTAAAAAAGGATTTGCTACACTACCAGGGACTTTTTAACATCCTCTTAGCCTTTAACGCAACTCACTCCAAAAATAGCTACTATTCCTCATAATTTTTATGTATTAATATCACCTCTGCTTCTAGTGCTAAGACCTCTTTTACTGCCATCAGATTACTGCATCGTGTTTCTAGTGCAGAAGCTGGTAAGTTATTTTCGTTAGATAATACTAAGTTATTAATTATCAAAATAAATTGATCAAGGTCGATTGGTTTCAGTAAATATCTTTCACACTCTATCTCTAGCAGTCCGTTAATACTACTTCTGGTACACGTTGAAGTGACAATTATTGGAATATGATTCCTATTGTCTGCTTCCATAGCATTTAATTTGTTAAGCAATGTATAAATACTTTCACCGAAGAAAGTAATTTCACAAATTATCATGTTGGGAACAAACCAACTGAGAATTTCTACAGCCTCCCTTATAGAGCCAGATGCTATCACATTTGCGCCAAAATCTTTGAGAAATATGCTATACAGCACTCCACTATCGAGATCGTTGTCTACAACTAGTATTTGCACACCTTTGAGTATCTCAACTTCGGAAGGATCAGCAATCGTTAAATTCATAACAAAACCTGCGCTGAGGATTTAAGTAGAAAATGGGATGGAAACAACTGTAATTACAAGG from Nostoc sp. UHCC 0870 includes these protein-coding regions:
- a CDS encoding response regulator encodes the protein MNLTIADPSEVEILKGVQILVVDNDLDSGVLYSIFLKDFGANVIASGSIREAVEILSWFVPNMIICEITFFGESIYTLLNKLNAMEADNRNHIPIIVTSTCTRSSINGLLEIECERYLLKPIDLDQFILIINNLVLSNENNLPASALETRCSNLMAVKEVLALEAEVILIHKNYEE